In Gemmatimonadales bacterium, a single window of DNA contains:
- the radA gene encoding DNA repair protein RadA, with the protein MPKPTSVYRCTECGHEHPKWVGRCESCAAWNSVAEEPVLVRTSLRSGLKRAGRAQRLVAPPARLREVATSPLERWRTGLPEFDFVLGGGIVPGSMILIGGEPGIGKSTLLLQAAARLETAGRTVLYASGEESPDQLRLRSDRLHEDAGAVHVLGETRLEAIIGAATAVAADVVVIDSIQTVYTETLESAPGNVGQVRECSGQLMRFAKESGTAVVVVGHVTKGGGIAGPKTLEHIVDTVLYFEGEVTLDYRLLRTTKNRFGSVDELGVFTMTERGLVAVPNPSAVFLAARADGISGSAVTALMEGTRPVLVEVQALAAKSGYGTPQRVATGIDPKRLAVLLAVLERRAETSFADLDVFVQVTAGVRLNEPGADLAVAAALVSSLYNRPAPADVIFLGEVGLGGEIRPSGAIERRIAEAARLGFRRVFGSSRSVVQLPGVSMVALDHVEQLVRALAA; encoded by the coding sequence ATGCCCAAACCCACATCCGTCTATCGCTGCACTGAATGCGGCCACGAGCACCCCAAATGGGTTGGCCGCTGCGAGTCGTGCGCCGCGTGGAACTCGGTGGCCGAGGAGCCGGTGCTGGTGCGCACGTCGCTTCGGTCGGGGCTCAAGCGCGCCGGGAGGGCGCAGCGCCTGGTGGCGCCGCCTGCCCGGCTCCGCGAGGTGGCCACCAGCCCGCTGGAGCGCTGGCGCACCGGGCTCCCCGAGTTCGATTTCGTGCTGGGCGGCGGGATCGTGCCCGGCTCCATGATTCTCATCGGTGGCGAGCCCGGGATCGGCAAGTCGACCCTGCTGCTGCAGGCCGCCGCCCGGCTGGAGACCGCGGGTCGCACCGTGCTCTACGCCAGCGGTGAGGAGTCGCCCGACCAGCTCAGGTTGCGATCCGATCGCCTGCACGAAGATGCCGGTGCGGTGCACGTGCTGGGCGAGACCCGATTGGAGGCGATCATCGGCGCCGCCACGGCCGTAGCGGCGGACGTCGTGGTCATCGACTCCATCCAGACGGTCTACACCGAGACCCTGGAGAGCGCGCCCGGCAATGTCGGCCAGGTGCGGGAGTGCTCGGGCCAGCTCATGCGGTTCGCCAAGGAGAGCGGCACTGCGGTCGTGGTGGTGGGCCACGTGACGAAGGGCGGCGGCATCGCCGGCCCCAAGACGCTGGAGCACATCGTGGACACGGTGCTCTACTTCGAGGGGGAGGTCACGCTCGACTACCGGCTGCTCCGAACCACCAAGAATCGCTTCGGCTCGGTCGACGAGCTGGGCGTCTTCACCATGACCGAGCGCGGGCTGGTGGCCGTGCCCAACCCATCCGCCGTGTTCCTCGCCGCCCGCGCCGACGGGATCAGCGGCAGCGCGGTCACCGCGCTCATGGAAGGCACGCGCCCGGTGCTGGTCGAGGTCCAGGCGCTGGCCGCCAAGTCCGGGTACGGCACGCCCCAGCGTGTCGCCACCGGCATCGATCCCAAGCGTCTGGCCGTCCTGCTCGCCGTACTGGAGCGGCGGGCAGAGACCTCTTTTGCCGACCTCGATGTATTCGTGCAGGTCACGGCCGGGGTGCGGCTCAACGAGCCCGGGGCCGACCTGGCGGTCGCGGCCGCCCTGGTCTCCAGTCTGTACAATCGTCCCGCTCCTGCCGACGTCATCTTCCTCGGCGAGGTCGGGCTCGGCGGCGAGATCCGGCCCAGCGGCGCCATCGAGCGGCGCATCGCCGAGGCCGCGCGGCTCGGCTTCCGTCGGGTGTTCGGCAGCTCCCGCAGCGTGGTACAGCTTCCCGGTGTCTCGATGGTTGCGCTGGACCACGTCGAGCAACTGGTGCGGGCGCTTGCCGCGTGA
- the ispD gene encoding 2-C-methyl-D-erythritol 4-phosphate cytidylyltransferase, translating into MPRDVGVIVVAAGRGSRIGGERPKQYQPIAGVPMVLRAVRPFTAHPDVAQVALVIPAEDARQPPEFLAHLSGSALTLVAGGAERRDSVAAGLAALRAECTVVLVHDGARPFVAPGVIDAVIAHARRGDGAIAAVPLTDTVKQAAAAAPDRIERTIPRERLWRAQTPQGFPRAVLAQAHAAAAPDGSSATDDAALVEALGVPVHLVPDSPRNLKVTTPDDLALAELLARGQA; encoded by the coding sequence TTGCCGCGTGATGTCGGGGTCATCGTGGTCGCGGCCGGACGGGGGAGCCGGATCGGGGGCGAGCGGCCCAAGCAGTATCAGCCGATCGCCGGCGTACCGATGGTGCTCCGCGCCGTGCGCCCATTCACCGCGCACCCCGACGTGGCCCAGGTGGCACTGGTGATCCCTGCGGAGGATGCCCGGCAGCCGCCCGAGTTTCTCGCCCACCTGTCGGGCTCCGCCTTGACGCTCGTTGCCGGTGGCGCCGAGCGGCGCGATTCCGTGGCCGCGGGACTGGCCGCGCTCCGGGCCGAGTGCACCGTGGTGCTGGTGCACGATGGGGCCCGGCCGTTCGTGGCACCCGGCGTCATCGATGCCGTCATTGCGCACGCCCGGCGGGGCGACGGCGCCATCGCCGCCGTGCCGCTCACCGACACCGTGAAGCAGGCCGCCGCCGCCGCGCCGGATCGGATCGAGCGGACCATTCCCCGCGAGCGGCTCTGGCGCGCGCAAACACCGCAGGGATTCCCCCGCGCCGTGCTCGCGCAGGCCCACGCCGCCGCGGCTCCGGACGGCTCCTCCGCTACCGACGACGCCGCACTGGTCGAGGCGTTGGGTGTGCCGGTGCACCTGGTGCCCGACTCTCCACGTAATCTCAAGGTCACCACACCGGACGACCTCGCGCTCGCCGAGCTGCTCGCGCGGGGGCAGGCGTGA
- a CDS encoding L-threonylcarbamoyladenylate synthase, which yields MILPFNTEEEITAAIPPVIAHLAAGDLLAYPTETVYGLGSDPSVAALEKLARLKGRQPGKPFLLLVASRLMAEEWGLVFTPSARALSDAFWPGPLTLVLPGGEGRLPEELRGREGGIAVRHTSHRGIARLVATSGRPLTSTSANRPGGPPAPGPDRLVELFRDEVTRGLVLVLDGGVLGNVPPSTLVDCTDVVPRLVRDGAIPRPELRRAAGRLAP from the coding sequence GTGATCCTTCCGTTCAACACCGAGGAGGAGATCACGGCGGCCATTCCGCCGGTGATCGCCCACCTGGCCGCTGGTGACCTGCTGGCGTACCCCACGGAAACGGTGTACGGCCTGGGCTCCGACCCCAGCGTCGCCGCGCTCGAGAAGCTGGCCAGACTCAAAGGGAGACAGCCCGGCAAGCCGTTCCTGCTGCTGGTGGCGAGCCGTCTGATGGCGGAGGAGTGGGGGCTGGTCTTCACGCCCTCGGCCCGCGCGCTCTCGGACGCCTTCTGGCCCGGGCCGCTGACCTTGGTGCTGCCGGGGGGCGAGGGCCGGCTGCCGGAGGAGCTCCGAGGCAGGGAGGGTGGCATCGCGGTCCGCCACACGTCGCATCGGGGCATCGCGCGCCTGGTCGCGACCAGCGGTCGGCCGCTCACCTCCACCTCCGCCAACCGGCCCGGCGGTCCACCGGCCCCGGGTCCCGACCGCCTGGTCGAGCTGTTCCGCGACGAGGTGACGCGAGGCCTGGTGCTGGTGCTCGACGGCGGCGTGCTGGGCAACGTGCCTCCCTCGACGCTGGTCGATTGTACCGATGTGGTACCGCGTCTGGTGCGGGACGGTGCCATCCCGCGTCCCGAGCTGCGCCGCGCCGCCGGCCGGCTGGCGCCCTGA
- a CDS encoding low molecular weight protein arginine phosphatase, producing MSTHVLFVCTGNTCRSPMAEALMREALAARGLDQVTVASAGTGAWDGAPASEGAYLVGLEHGLDLSEHRARLLTRELARSADLILVMSGQHLARVAELGCEEKAHLLGVFAGRDEGRGEVSDPYGADLASYRSTFTELQELIGGVVNRVAGTVR from the coding sequence ATGAGCACCCACGTCCTCTTCGTCTGTACCGGCAACACCTGCCGCAGCCCGATGGCCGAAGCGTTGATGCGCGAAGCCCTCGCCGCGCGCGGCCTGGACCAGGTCACCGTCGCTTCCGCAGGCACCGGCGCGTGGGATGGCGCACCGGCTTCGGAGGGCGCCTACCTGGTCGGTCTGGAGCATGGCCTCGACTTGAGCGAGCATCGGGCGCGACTGCTGACCCGGGAGCTGGCGCGGAGCGCGGATCTCATCCTGGTGATGTCGGGTCAGCACCTCGCCCGGGTCGCCGAGCTCGGCTGCGAGGAGAAGGCCCACCTGCTCGGGGTGTTCGCCGGCCGGGACGAGGGGCGGGGTGAGGTGAGCGATCCCTACGGAGCCGATCTCGCCAGCTACCGGAGCACCTTCACCGAGCTGCAGGAGCTGATTGGCGGAGTGGTGAACCGGGTCGCCGGCACCGTGCGGTGA
- a CDS encoding ComF family protein, translated as MPRFAKAAAALEEVERWLLPPACLLCEQPVPVREDDALICGLCRSRWRPVAGPWCERCGQPTLGDLACRLCAAWPPGLGRVRSAVWLEGTARDAVHRLKYEGWWRIGQTLADAMRTLEPLTGQVCLIPVPLGTRRLRERGYNQSEQIASALGAKLGLPVRTDWLVRVTETRTQTALTPEARQANVAGAFETRGLAGAECVPAEPAVPACVLVDDVFTTGATLAEAGAALVAGGAPRVEAVTFARARLPVQL; from the coding sequence ATGCCGCGCTTCGCTAAGGCCGCCGCCGCGCTGGAGGAGGTGGAGCGGTGGCTCTTGCCGCCCGCATGCCTCCTCTGCGAACAGCCGGTGCCGGTCCGGGAAGACGACGCCCTCATCTGCGGCCTGTGCCGGTCTCGCTGGCGGCCGGTCGCGGGGCCCTGGTGCGAGCGCTGTGGCCAGCCGACGCTGGGAGACCTGGCCTGCCGGCTCTGCGCGGCCTGGCCGCCGGGCCTCGGCCGCGTGCGCAGTGCGGTCTGGCTGGAGGGCACGGCGCGTGACGCGGTCCACCGGCTCAAGTACGAGGGCTGGTGGCGCATCGGCCAGACGCTGGCGGATGCGATGCGCACGCTGGAGCCATTGACGGGGCAGGTATGCTTGATACCGGTGCCGCTGGGTACGCGGCGGCTCCGGGAACGCGGCTACAATCAGAGCGAGCAAATTGCGAGCGCACTCGGTGCGAAGCTGGGGCTGCCGGTGCGTACCGACTGGCTGGTTCGCGTCACCGAGACGCGCACCCAGACGGCCCTCACGCCGGAGGCGCGGCAGGCCAACGTGGCGGGTGCGTTCGAAACCCGCGGGCTGGCCGGAGCAGAGTGCGTCCCGGCAGAGCCCGCCGTGCCGGCATGCGTCCTGGTGGACGACGTGTTCACCACGGGAGCCACGCTCGCCGAGGCGGGGGCGGCGCTCGTGGCCGGCGGGGCGCCGCGGGTCGAGGCGGTGACGTTCGCGCGGGCCCGGCTCCCGGTGCAGCTGTAA